GTGAGTCCCTGTTCTTGACCGGAGTAGGCCTTCTTCATGGCGGGGTGGGGGTATAGCGGTAGTTCTGACATATGGGAGATATCGGTCCTGGTTTTACCGTGAGGTTGCCGGATCTCTTTTAATATCACTTCTCCGATCTTTTCTGGATTCTGCTTGTACTGAGGTTAGTCAATGACTTGGCCCATTGAGGTCGTCTTCATCTGCTCGAACTTCGGCACAGTATGCATTATGTATTTCGTTCCAAGTTGTTGGGGAGTATTTCATAAGCCGGCTCAATAATTTTCTTGTCGCTCCCGAATAATTTCTGTTTAGTCCGTTTTGAAAAGCGGCCACCGCCATTCCTTCTGATACATTAGGCAAAGTCATTCTCACTCGGTTGAAATGGGCAAGGAAATCCCTAAGTCTTTTTCCCGGTGACTGTTTGATAGCAAAGATATCATTCACTCTCGCTTCTGCCTTTTTGGCTCCGGCGGTCGTCACGAATTTATCGGCCATTGCTTCAAAGGTTTCGATGGAACGGACTGGTAGTTGCGAGTACCTCTCGTGAGGGTTTTGCCGAACTTCTTTAGCAGAACGGAGGATACTTGTCCCTTTGTaaggtcgttgccttttacggtGGTGACGTAGTGGGTCACATGATTCTCGGGGTCGGTAATGCCGTCATATATTTTCAAGTAGGGCAGCATTTTGAAAGTCTTCGGTATGGCATGCAGGGCAGCGCCGTCGCTGTACGGCTGCTCGACAAACAGACCTGCATCTCTCTTCGGCAATAACTTAGGAGCGCCCGATATTTTATTGACCCTTTCCCGGTGCTCACTCATTTGGTCCTGCAGTGCCTtgttctcatttttcatttcttccatcCTTTTCAGAATGGTTGTGAGGGCGTCATTGTCTGCACTATTAACAACATTGTAAGTGATACATGTCATTGCGGGTGGGGGGCGAGTTGATCATGTTGCTCGTTCTCTGGTGGCGTAGCACATGTTCTCGCAGTTGTTGCAGCCACGCCCTGAACGGGCTTATGGAGGACGCTGGTCAGTGTATCAGTTAACCAGGCCTCAAGGAGCTTCTCTATCACTGGCGGTGCCTCCTCTTCCATGGATGTGGAGGCTGTCTTGCCAAGGGATTTCGTGATGCTGCAGTAGGGAGGGGGTGATCCATCTCGCCTAGGAGAGGCATTGGGCGTTGTGTCCTCGTCCACTGCTTCTGAGCTCTCGTGGATGATGtccatgaggttggttgggaggtcactcATAAATCTTGCTCTTGCTTCTTTGTTACCTGCCATGTTAGATCTATGCAAGTGGAGAGaaaaatgttttttttcttttttttcttttacttcagCAATCAGTGCCGgttgtagatctagaagaaactaaaaaacTTAGCTAGAAGATCCCCCACATACGACGCCAAATTATTTAACCAAGAAATATAATCTCCgattaaactattaaatttatataatgaAGGGTCAAATCTAGTTAAGGATAATGACTCTAGATAATAAGCATAAGGATGCACGATAGATGAGACCGAGTTCGCATATGATTGATGATAATAAATATGAAACACTCTTGCAACAAGAACATTAAATGAGATATATCTAGCAATAAATGTTAATAAATGGTATTtatgtaaataaaaaaaaaattacccgATAATGAATGGACAAGGTGAATATTCTGCCTGACAACGATGAATGACAAGTAGATCCAAGATTTGCATGAACAATCCTTGGATATGGTGGAAAAGTGGGGAATAATATGAACGAGAATCTTTATAAAAAGGTAGCCTTTGTGTTTTTATCCGAAAGGGAGTCTTCTTCTCAAAAGTGCTCTTATCAGAGAAATATTATATGCCCTTATTATTGTCTCTTCTTTTTATATATATGAGCCCATTTTCTTagaaaaccctaatagtacaaccACCGGGAATATTTACTAGAATATTTCCCTTTTTGATACCCTATTGACAAATTAGCCGTTACAAGTCTCGACCCTTGTTGACATTTTGACTGCGATCTCTATTGATATCTCGACCATGGCTTATATCGACACCACAACCATTAATCTCACTATGGCTTAGGTGAGCTCAAACGAAGACCTTCATTAATGCCATTCTATGCTAAATAATCCAAGGGCAGATTTTTAAGCTATACAGCTAGCTACCACTTTTTTTTCTCACAGTCTCTAAGGTTCTTTTGTTTTCCCTCCTCCTTTTCAcaataagaaaacaaaaagaagtaACGTATGGTTCGGATAAAACATTACCACGTAACCATATTTTCAAAAAAGTTTTCAAGCTCGGGTCGAGATAGACCATAGAATTTTAGGACAAaattactactccctccgttcatttttacttggcacgttttgacttttcatgcaacttaagaaataataaatgaactgcataatttatcatgatatccatattaattgatgcatattttattggatttgaaaaaataatttgaaatgagtaataaatactgtgggtataacaggaaaaaaaaaattgtcttctcttgatatgcgtaaagtgacaagtaaaaatgaaaatctatttttagtatacatgtcAAGTAAACTATGCAACTTTCGTCTATTGTAGTTTAGTTCGAGAGCATTATTATATGCAGATTACGAGATAACCATTGTAACACAATGTCATAATAATAAATGGATTATATCAGTGAGCTTATATTTGTTTAGGAtgattttaagaagaaaaaaacaaatgtcATACATTAAAATGTAAGAAAGATCGGTAAATAAAATTTGCATTTCTCTTTTCAGTATGAACTATGAATTGCATATTTTAAAGCTTTGGGATAACTTTAACATTTACTATATAGATATTACTGGAAATAGACGAGGAATGTAAGATACTAGCTAAATAATCTGGAGTATAAAAACATTACAGCCATGTTATGTGGTTCTTATAAAACTATTGTTAATATAGACTGTTATTACACATTGCTTTTGgcataattaatctaaaaaatattaTAGCATAACTTATACGGGATTAgcgttaccaaaaaaaaaaaggacaagtAAACATTCACCAGTTgatattatattcaaaatatatatcaCGGGGCAACCGGACTAATATTTTCTTAAGTCGCATGATTTTAATTTAAGAAAACCATAAATGCCTAAATGAGAAGAGAATTCCAAATAATACTTTCTTTATTCGTCGCCGTTGAAATGTTCAAACAACTGGTTCAATGCGTCAAATCAGAAGCTTCCCACAATTTAAACCGTGAAGATGGCGGCGAGAGTTAATTTGAATTCTTGTCCCTTTGTCTCATACGCCgccgtgctgggagttttctgctgactcttcttttttttccatcCGTTGACTCCTATTTTCTTTTACCTTTCCACTGTCGCACTCAAACTTTAGACTCCATtctcatcttttccatttttcccCCAACTTTTAAACTCCCCTTCACCTCCTACTTAATTAGATCCAAGTTTCAATCTTTTTTGTTCTAGATTCTTATTAAAGTTTCCACGAGGCAATTAAAAGAGTTGTGCAGAAATGGGAAGTGGAAAATTAGGTGAATCAGGTATGATTGCGCTCACCGCAAAAATCATGATGGCGGTAATCATATTCCTTTTCCTcgtagttgttttcatattcttTCTCCACTTATACGCCAAATGGTTCTGGGGGTACCGGCAAGAAGACAACGGCAATCCGAACGCCGGCACAAGGCGGCAGCGCCGTCGACGTTTCGACTTTGGTGGCGGTTATCAAGAAGTGAATGTACTCCGCAGCGGACTTGACCCTTCCATACTTAAAACCATTCCTGTAGTTCCGTTTAATATCAAGGATTTTAAAGACGGATTGGAATGTTCGGTTTGTCTTAGCGAAGTCTCTGAGGGTGAAAATACGAGAGTTTTGCCAAAATGCAAGCATGGGTTTCATGTTGATTGTATTGATATGTGGTTTCATTCTCATTCCACGTGTCCTCTTTGCCGAAACCCTGTTTCAGAACAGTCTGCAGAATCAATTTCCGAGACCATTGGGTCATCGGTAGAAGAGGGTTCAGCTTCTACAGAGACACAAAATATTCCTACTAATGTTCTGTTTTGGGGAGATGAGACTAGTACTACATCCTCAGCATCTACGAGCAATAGACCAGATGGGATTTTGGTGATTGATATTCCAAGACAGAATACAGAACAAGAAGAAGAGGAAGGACAAAAGACACCAACGTCAACACGATTGAGATCATTAACAAGGCTTTTTAGCAGGGTAAATCCTTACAACGTAGATGTAGAACAAGGAAGCAGGGGCCAGAGCTAGGATGGTTGATTGATCTATTGCATTCCACTGGTAAAACATTTTGGTAATTTCTGGCACTGATGCTCGAATTTGGAGATACGATCAATATAGCTTATCCTAAATTACTTGGCATTGAGGCGTAAAACTATCATTTACTAGGTTTAGgtttattgattgattgattctTAGTGCAGATGAAAAGGTTGTCTATAATTTTTAGATGTCtatgtatatgtgtatatattGTATATGTATAATACACAATGCAAGCGCCAATGTGCTTCTCTGTTTGAGACTTGAAGTGAATCTATCTTCTCGTGTTAGGAAAAAAGATCAATACGAGGATTGATGTACATGTTTTGTTTCGTTTTATGTGATATATTTGATCAGACAAAGTTACTTAAAAAGAACATGTTATGATGTTTTTGTGACTTTAATAGCATGTCATTAAAAGTAAGTGAGAAATTTTAAATTGATTGtttctaaataaaaaaaattattattcttttttagaTAGAGTAAAAAGTATGCATATAGAATGTTCATATTTCTAAATTCTAAAATGTATTGCTTTTTAGATAGACTAAAAAGTATACATATAGAATGTTCATACTTCTAAATTCTAATGTATTGCTAAAGTTATTTTTAAAAACCTAAAAAAAGAGACAAATTAGCCTACTACATTACAATCATGTGTGATTATATTTATAGGGAAAATAGAAACCTTGATGTATACGTTATTATTTCATTCAAGCTAAGTCCCTATTATATTTGACAAATTACATTTAACCTTTAATAAAATAGAAACTGTGATTTTACTCCAATCATTATAGCAAATAGTACATTTACTTGTACAAAGACAATTTAGGTCATCTAAGTTAAAAAAGATGGGGAGTTCTGGGAGGGaggaagccgagggtctatcagaaacagtccctctaccccaa
This DNA window, taken from Nicotiana tabacum cultivar K326 chromosome 4, ASM71507v2, whole genome shotgun sequence, encodes the following:
- the LOC107788948 gene encoding RING-H2 finger protein ATL60-like, which produces MGSGKLGESGMIALTAKIMMAVIIFLFLVVVFIFFLHLYAKWFWGYRQEDNGNPNAGTRRQRRRRFDFGGGYQEVNVLRSGLDPSILKTIPVVPFNIKDFKDGLECSVCLSEVSEGENTRVLPKCKHGFHVDCIDMWFHSHSTCPLCRNPVSEQSAESISETIGSSVEEGSASTETQNIPTNVLFWGDETSTTSSASTSNRPDGILVIDIPRQNTEQEEEEGQKTPTSTRLRSLTRLFSRVNPYNVDVEQGSRGQS